The proteins below come from a single Vidua macroura isolate BioBank_ID:100142 chromosome 17, ASM2450914v1, whole genome shotgun sequence genomic window:
- the SLC32A1 gene encoding vesicular inhibitory amino acid transporter: MATLLRSKLSNVATSVSHKSQAKMSGMFARMGFQAATDEEAVGFAHCDDLDMEHRQGLQMDILKSEGSEEGGEPPLEGDIHYQRDGTGPLPPSASKEACSELSGQGKPKITAWEAGWNVTNAIQGMFVLGLPYAILHGGYLGLFLIIFAAVVCCYTGKILIACLYEENEDGEIVRVRDSYVDIANACCAPRFPTLGGRIVNVAQIIELVMTCILYVVVSGNLMYNSFPNLPVSQKSWSIIATAVLLPCAFLKNLKAVSKFSLLCTLAHFVINILVIAYCLSRARDWAWDKVKFYIDVKKFPISIGIIVFSYTSQIFLPSLEGNMQNPKEFHCMMNWTHIAACILKGLFALVAYLTWADETKEVITDNLPSTIRAVVNIFLVAKALLSYPLPFFAAVEVLERSLFQDGNRAFFPNCYGGDGRLKSWGLTLRCALVVFTLLMAIYVPHFALLMGLTGSLTGAGLCFLLPSLFHLKLLWRKLLWHHVFFDVAIFVIGGICSISGFIHSLEGLIEAFRTNAED; this comes from the exons ATGGCCACCCTCCTCCGCAGCAAGCTCTCCAACGTGGCCACCTCGGTGTCGCACAAATCCCAGGCGAAGATGAGCGGCATGTTCGCCAGGATGGGCTTCCAGGCGGCCACCGACGAGGAGGCGGTGGGCTTCGCCCACTGCGACGACCTGGACATGGAGCATCGGCAAGGGCTGCAGATGGACATCCTCAAGTCCGAGGGCAGCGAGGAGGGCGGGGAGCCGCCCCTGGAGGGGGACATCCACTACCAGCGGGACGGCACAGGGCCCCTGCCGCCCTCCGCCTCCAAGGAGGCCTGCTCCGAGCTCTCTGGGCAGGGCAAGCCCAAGATCACGGCATGGGAGGCGGGATGGAACGTCACCAACGCCATCCAG GGGATGTTTGTTCTGGGCCTGCCCTATGCCATCCTTCACGGTGGATACCTAGGactctttttaataattttcgCTGCAGTGGTTTGCTGCTACACTGGGAAAATCCTTATTGCCTGTCTTTACGAAGAGAATGAGGATGGGGAGATAGTCAGGGTGAGAGACTCCTACGTGGACATCGCGAACGCGTGCTGCGCGCCCCGCTTCCCCACCCTCGGGGGCAGAATTGTGAACGTGGCTCAGATCATTGAACTGGTCATGACCTGCATCCTCTATGTGGTGGTCAGTGGGAACCTGATGTACAACAGCTTCCCCAACCTGCCCGTCTCCCAGAAGTCGTGGTCCATCATTGCCACGGCAGTGCTCCTGCCTTGTGCGTTCTTGAAGAACCTCAAGGCAGTCTCCAAGTTCAGCTTGCTCTGCACATTAGCCCACTTTGTCATCAACATCCTGGTGATCGCCTACTGCCTCTCCAGGGCACGCGACTGGGCCTGGGACAAAGTCAAGTTTTACATTGATGTCAAGAAGTTTCCCATCTCTATTGGCATCATTGTCTTCAGCTACACCTCCCAGATCTTTCTGCCTTCCTTGGAGGGGAACATGCAGAACCCCAAGGAGTTTCATTGCATGATGAACTGGACTCACATAGCAGCTTGCATCCTTAAGGGACTCTTTGCCTTGGTCGCCTACCTGACCTGGGCTGATGAGACCAAGGAGGTCATTACAGACAACTTGCCATCCACCATTAGGGCAGTAGTCAACATTTTCTTGGTGGCCAAAGCCTTGCTCTCGTACCCCTTGCCGTTCTTTGCAGCTGTAGAAGTCCTGGAGCGGTCCCTTTTCCAAGATGGAAACAGGGCTTTCTTCCCCAACTGCTACGGGGGTGACGGGCGGCTCAAATCCTGGGGACTCACCCTCAGATGTGCCCTGGTAGTTTTCACCCTGCTCATGGCTATTTATGTCCCCCATTTTGCCCTCTTGATGGGTCTTACTGGGAGCCTGACAGGCGCAGGGCTCTGTTTCCTGCTCCCCAGTCTCTTCCACCTCAAACTCTTGTGGAGGAAGCTCTTGTGGCATCATGTCTTCTTCGATGTTGCCATTTTCGTTATAGGTGGTAtctgcagcatctctgggtTCATCCACTCTTTAGAAGGCCTCATAGAGGCTTTCAGAACCAATGCTGAAGACTAA